The following coding sequences lie in one Hypanus sabinus isolate sHypSab1 unplaced genomic scaffold, sHypSab1.hap1 scaffold_62, whole genome shotgun sequence genomic window:
- the LOC132389644 gene encoding NACHT, LRR and PYD domains-containing protein 12-like translates to MAYRGVSERKIVFTGGDLINYNLQPSQFLSGFLMELLEREDSARSVVYTFPHLNIQEFVAAVAQFLMPDGRDIMKLLTEAHCVKDGRFEVFLRFVAGLSSPMTTRGLEEFLGPFPHQTTCQVIDWVKEEVKRRSGNTESEAGKRSLLNTLHYLFESQNSGLAQAALGSAETLSFSGMTLTPIDCAVLSHVIGLCDTIKHLDLENCHIQCEGIQRLGPGLHKCQELRLGQNELGDTGVKLVSAALRNPECKIQTLWLNRVGLTDSGAEDLVSALSTNPSLTELYLSNNKLGDSGVKLVSEALRIPECKIQKLGLNNVGLTDSGAEDLASALSTNPSLTWLGLGENSLIDLSVPGLRRLILTLPSLEWIWLWGNRFSETGRKELESLEEIRPGLRVIL, encoded by the exons atggcctacagaggagtgtccgagaggaagattgtgtttacaggtggagatttgatcaactacaatctgcagccttcccagttcctgtccgggttcctgatggagcttttggagagagaggattctgcccggagcgtggtgtacacattcccacacctcaacatccaagagtttgtagctgcagtcgcacaattcctgatgCCAGATGGCAGAGATATtatgaaactcctcactgaagcccactgCGTGAAGGATGGAcggtttgaggtatttctccgttttgttgctggtctctcctccccaatgacaactcggggcctggaggagtttcttggtccatttcctcatcaaacaacctgccaggtgattgactgggtgaaggaggaggttaaacgccggagtggaaacacagagagtgaagctggtaaaaggagcctcctgaacacattgcactacctgtttgagtctcagaatagtggcctggctcaggccgcactgggatctgcggaaacactttcattcagtggaatgacactgaccccgattgactgcgcggtcctgtctcatgtcatcggactctgtgatacaataaaacacctcgacctggagaactgccacattcagtgtgaaggaatccaacggctgggacccgggctgcacaagtgccaggagttgag acttgggcagaatgaactgggagatacaggagtgaaactggtgtctgcggctctgaggaacccggagtgtaaaatacagacactgtg gctgaaccgtgtcggtctcacagattctggtgccgaggatctcgtctccgctctcagtacaaacccatcactgacagagctgtacctgagtaataataaactgggagattcaggagtgaaactggtgtctgaggctctgaggatcccagagtgtaaaatacagaaactggg gctgaacaatgtcggtctcacagattctggggccgaggatctcgcctccgctctcagtacaaacccatcactgacttGGCTGGGCCTGGGTGAAAACTCGCTGATAGACCTATCTGTCCCCggtctccgccgcctcatactgaccctcccgagtctggagtggatctg gctgtgggggaatcggttcagtgagaccgggaggaaggaactgGAGTCTCTGGAGGAaatcagacccggactgagagtgatcctgtga
- the LOC132389652 gene encoding zinc finger protein 239-like: protein MAHQQVHTRERPFTCSVCEKRFTQLSNLQSHQRVHTGEKPFTCSVCGKGFTLSSTLLVHQRVHTGEKLFTCSDCGKGFTLSSRLLVHQQIHTGEKPFTCSVCGKRFTHLSQLQSHQ, encoded by the coding sequence atggctcaccagcaagttcacaccagggagcggccgtttacctgctcagtctgtgagaagagatttactcagttatccaacctacagagtcaccagcgagttcacactggggagaagccattcacgtgctcagtctgtgggaaaggattcactctgtcatccactctgctggtacatcagcgagttcacactggggagaagctgttcacctgctcagactgtggaaagggattcacactgtcatcccgcctactggtacatcagcaaattcacactggggagaagccgttcacctgctcagtctgtggaaagagattcacacatTTATCCCAACTACAAAgtcaccagtga